gggtgccgataggccccttcctccggactgaagatccgccccccttccagctcACCCCGCAGCCGCCTGCGAGAGGGCAGGTTGACGCCTCACCACGCCACCAGGACGGGCCGGCGGCGGCCGCTCGCTCAACACCTCGCCCTCCGGCCCGCACAGCCGGGAGCAGCCCGTGACGCCACGCGGCGCTGGAGGATGCGGCGGCGTCCGCACGCTCACAGACCCACTTGGCCGCCACCCTATGTTAACCAGCGGCCCGCCCACTGGAGGAGGCTAAGGGCCCGCTTGCGGGCCCGCAGCCCGTGCCGCCCCCAGCCCGGCACGCTGCGAAACAACCGCCCCAGCGACAGCGGCCTCACCTCCAGCTCCACTGCCTCCATTCAGGCCCAGGTAGGCCacactgcggggtggggggggcaggacaagCTGGATCCGGCTCACACACCGCCCCACGCCCGCCCTCAGGTCCGGCCCCTGGCCCAGCACGCCTGGAGAGCCAGGCCCTGACAATCCCgagccccgctagtgcccgctgtctttagagtacagcgggcttatttcctaGTCCCTATTTTAAACCAGGAGTTGTGGGTGAGAAGAAAGAGTGAGGCTTCCCAGGTCTTCTTTGGCCCCCAGCAGGAGGTGGGAGAATTTTCAGGGCAATCATAAACAGaagcgacagcttctaatctggtgaactgggtttgattctccgctcctaccccacatgcaactagctgggtgaccttgggctcgccacagcactgagggcCATTGtgcacgagtttaatgtagcagaaggctttcatactgtaaacgctactaatttgcagttccgcaagacgtcgcacacaatctacaacactcctgcaacagttccgtgaaaagcaattcattgtagcgcttctaaggaaattgggaaaagtggattcaccctccgaaaagcgctacactcttgcgaacaatctgcaacactagcgaaaaagacctgtgcattctcattgttgcggttccagcaaagtccctcccactggctctctcctccaaacttccggcgaagcgatcgccattttttttcctcggagcgagcggggaaagcaacgaaccagcaaggcttcattcacccagcgaggcttctccggctacagtccctccacagaagtgctttaaagtccccaagcacaacacagccccctgtttgccagttccctttaatttcggccgaaaatggcgcccgtgcgggggggggattttttttttacacgggggagcgtggtaacaatgaatcgccagctcatacgccagctagatgggtctctccgttgcaacgaatcaacgcatattcgttgcaacgtgtgtgtgtgtgtttttttaacctgtgcttaaagggaaagggccttttccggagcatgataacaaccgcccattggctgatcgtttgattgacggccaggggcaggacctaagcacagaaaaaattgcttcctttctagcgattcctgcgagaccggaaacctgtggggaacgaatgaaatgctactggattccaattcaaatgcaggtatgcgtaatgctgagattccactattttaaatagtgtttccgctttgtgaaaccaactggcaacattggtccttgtgcggaaacaccctgagaAAGCccccactgataaagctgttctgaccgagcagtaatctcagggctctctcagcctcacccacctcactgtgtgtctgttgtggagagaggaaaaggaaggcaagtggaagccactttgagactccttcagatagaaaaagcaacatataagaaccaactctccttcttcttcttcagtaatatcagggctctcccagcctcaacttcctcacagggtgtctattgaggggaaaggaacagaaagtgagtggaagccgcttggagactccttcggggagacaaaagtggcatataagaaccaactcttcttcttcttcagtagtatcagggctctctcagccccaccatctcacagggtgtctgttgtggggaaaggaaagggaaggcgagtggaagccacttggagactcctcctGGGCTGAGTCTGCACCAACATGTTTTTTTGGGCTCGGTCCTGCTGATTTCTGTTCAAATCAGACTCTGATCTTGCCAGAGATTTACAACAATCATTTCCCCCGACAGGAAAGAGCATTAATGCTGGGTATGTTAACTTGGTGGAAAATGCACTCTTGCCAATGCTCAGATTTAGAaacccccctttctcccctgccTGGGGTCTTTCAAGCTTTGCTGCATGAATCACTCAAGAGATGTAGCTCTTCAGTGGAATGTCCGTTCACCAGCTTATTCACTCATGAACCCTGACGCCTGCCTCCGTTCTGAGATCACCTCTTTGGCATTCAATAAGATGCAACCAGCACAAAATGACCGCACTTCCAGTGATGTCACAGAATACGAGAGAACATTCCGGAGTCCCAGCGAAGGGGGGGCGGAGTCAACAATAGATGGGGACCAGGCAACACCACTCTTTGCAAGAGAAACAAAAAAATGTTGTGTAGTGGAGGGTGCTGCCCAAATGTTGGGGTGGCAGGAGACAGGGCAAGTGAAGGCGAAAAGCAGGCATTTGAAGGGTCAGtgtgcagaaggaaggaagaagaagaagaagaagaagaagagttggttcttatataccacttttccctacccgaaggaggctcaaagcagcttacagtcgccttcccattcctctccccacaacagacaccctgtgaggtgggagaggctgagagagccctgatattcttgctcggtcagaacagttttatcagtgccatggcaagcccaaggtcacccagctggatgcatgtgggggagcgcagaatcgaacccggcatgccagattagaagtccgcactcctaaccactacaccaaactgggtgtaggcagggaggcaggcaggaggaagggggagggtgctactcctgcttctcctctccttACCAAAAGGCCTCTGTGACACTGCTGGTCTCCATTCCTGCAGAATGGCCTTCCCGAGGAGACAATAGAGCCAAGCGTGGCAGGGTTGAAGAATTGCTGCAAAGAGAGTGGGAATATGAGGAAAGCTGGCAATCTTAGGTCCCAGCCACTAGTTTAGCTGGTTAGGGGGGGAGCTGACTAATTCTTGTATGAGAGGTCCATCAATTGCTATTTAAAAACAAGGACtagatggagcctccatgttcagaggcaatatatCTCTGAATACCATTTGTAACAAGGAAATTTTGGCCTCTATGACCTGTTTTGGGGCATCTGGCTGAACACTGTGAAATAGGATGTGGACCCATCAGTTTGATTTAGCTTAAAAATACATagctggaaggtacctcaagggtcatctagtccaacccatgcaCAAGGCagaaaattcacagctacctccccactcccccagcaaGCCAGAGGAAGGCTAAAAACCTTCACGATCCCACAGTGGGCATCAGCATTACCCCGGGCATGGAAGAAAGGGCCAGGAGCTCTGAGCTCTGGCTTAGGTTCTTGAAACTCCAGTGGGAGGCCAATGCCCTCCTTCTAGGGCAGCTGCTTCTTATATAAAGAGTGTGGCTGATAAAGTCGCACAGATGGGtcgccaagttggtctgaagcagcagaaccaagtctgagtccaccTTGAAGTCCAACAatgttttatccaaggtatgagctttcatgggcacggTTTGTTCAAAATACAAGCAGACTAATCAGCAACAGCATAAAGGGAACAGACACCTAACCTCGGAAGGGAGGTAGGTTTGAGAGCCAGAGAATGTGGGGCAAATGGCGTTAGATTTAAAAATTAGCCAACCCAGTTCTATgacagagccaacttggtgtagtggttaggagtgcagacttctaatctggtgagctgggtttgattccacactcctccccttgcagccagctgggtgaccttgggctcaccacagcactgagaaagctgttctcaccatatcaggactctctcagcctcacctccctcacagggtgtctgttgtaagaagaggaaagggaaggcgattggaagccgctttgagattccttcaaatggaggaaagtggcatataagaaccaactctttttcttctgattccccattcctcccccgcatgcagccagctgggtgatcttgggctagtcacagccctgataaagttgttctgaccgggcagtaatagggctctctcatcctcccctccctcacagggtgtctgttgtggagagaggaaagggaaggtgaatataagccgctttgagactccccctggaagagaaaagcggcatataagaaccaactcttcttcttcttctattgatgCATGCTGTTTAGTCTAGCCAGACCGAACAGGGCTAGAACTCTGGGAGGGCAAGCTGGTTCATCATCTCCCTGCTTAAGCCATCACCCCAAGTGCACCTGTTTAGGAGTAGTTCAGATCAGTAACCAACCAGTGACAAGATCCTCCAGAGGCAAGAAGAGGAAACGGAGGGAAGGGGAACCTCAGCTAGAAAAACTTCAGCTTCAGTTGCAAAGCATCACTAAGCGCTGAGTCAGGAATCTGGGCAGGAGGCAAAAATCTTCACCCCAGAACCATCAGAGTTGCTCCAATCATCACCTGAAGATCACGCTCAGAAAAAAAGGTCTTCTCAACTCCCTGGATGATGGGAAAGATTTAGCTTCTCTGGCATGCTGTTGGTCCCATGAGCAagaagggcaggcaggcacgttgatttcatgggggggggggcgggttcttGCAGCCTTGGAGGTTGCCAAGTGAAGCCATGGTAAAAAGTCTCTGATATGCTCAATTGTAAACTTGATCCATAGGTTTATACGAGGGCCATGGAGCACTGCTCAGGCACTATTGGCCTCATCTTGTGTTATCAAGAGGCTTCCTTGCTGGTATTTCTGAACAATTTTCTCGTCATGGGAttctgatcctgtgaaggttcaagggggtggcaggttacagtggataagcgatagggttgtgagtgtcctgcacagggttggactagatgacccaggagttcccttccacctctattattctagaactaaagcccattttataaataaataaaatggacgcCAGGCACCAATCCTATGGGAAGCGGCGGCAGCGCAGAAGGATCAAGGGTGGGctagttggggtgggtgggtgcgtgaGTGTGGGGGCggggcatccctgctcctttctcaacGGGGAGGAGAGGTCACCGGGAGGACTCACGGCTCGGAGGTCTGCTCCTTCTGTGTGGTGAGTCTCCTGGTGGCTGAGGTGAGgccaagccaagcagccaatggggagccgcgccattggccgcttggcccttgagtgccgcTCCGAGGggggaatcaggagccgcttcacggctcctgattcgcccctccgagtttttatcccggacagggcccgccctaactcttccccagttgcccttaccgctttattttatccgctccgcaggagcgttTAAAGATTCCAAGTTAAGCTGACAACCTCCTTGTGTCACCACTAGTCCAATTGATCTCTAGGCTatcacccaaatctccagctattccccaacccagagctggcaccctatCCCAACAAAATCAGATCCCAACAGGACCTTTATGGCCAACAAAGATGTccaactcacgccttgaataaatctttgttggccttaaaggtgttattggagtcttgattttgttgcgctacttcagaccaacatggtgacccctATCCCAAGTTTTAACTAAACTCCTTCTTCCCCCAAATATGCCCTAACTTGATACATATTactcaccaacccccccccacacacacacacaaaaatctaccagcaaggattctcaccccttatgcggaacacatccacatgggggagaagGTGGCCAGCACAGATTCCTTTTCCCCCACACATGTACACGCCTTCCTTGCCTCTCCCTATACTGCTCATTTTCCTGATGTCCctggtcccttccccctccttctctcttacacatacacacacacacagacaaagactctttccccccccccattccttcctgcccacttccCCCTTACCTATTGCTTCCATGACCTTGTCCCTGGTCTCTCCCCACTCTCagacagtcacacacacacacacacacacacacaccaagattcctcctccacttcccctcccttccccctccttaccaCTTGTGGCAGGAAGGCGCCATATTCTCTGCCACCTCAGTTGGGtgactgggctgggctggcctctGTGGACAGTTCCTCCATGAGTGGTtggcctctgccaccaccactgctacCCCAGACTCAGCAAGTGGCACCCCTGAGGCTGAGCCAGCCTCCTCGGCCACTGCTACCACCTCTGCCTGCCTTCATGCCAGCTGCCTCCCATGGTCTTCTGGTgtgcctgggggtggggaatgacgGACATCATGTCCATGAGAACTTTCATTTCACcgagcacaccagaagatgtgttccacataagaagaagaagagttggttcttagtgctgtggcgagcccaaagtcacccagctggcctcacaTGGAgggggagtaggaaatcaaacccagctcaccagattagcagtcagtgctcctaaccactacaccaagctggcttgtctGGAAGTTTGCAACCATGTTGAATAACTTCCTCACCGACTCTTGTTCAACAGGGTGCCTCTGGGAATCCTTTTACTATTTTCCAGACACCTGGTAAGTAGAAATCATTTTTCTATAGAAAATCATCACACGCCTGTAGGACAGAATACACAAGTGGGATTTATATGCTCATGAGCTGCTTTTTATATGGAACAGATGGGTTGACCAGCCGTCCCACTGAGTGGGTCGTCAGCACCCAAGCTGTGGAACTGAACAGAGCATCATCTTTCTACTGTAGTTTTATCAaacctttcctccaaagagctaATAAAGTTCTGTCCCACTTTTCCTCCAAAGAGGATGATTCTCTCTTCCCACCTATTATCCTAAGAGCCCTGAGTGGTAGGCAAGCCAAAAAGACAGCGACTGTCCCAAAGTTACCCTGTgagattcatggcagagtggggattctcaGGTCCTGGTCAGACACTACTCCacttcctgatggacagccatcctgaCTCTCCCTTGGAAACATTTGCGAGATGGTTGGAAGCCATGATGGTCACCTgaaactcaccccctccaagatggaggtccgggggctggagaggaaaggactgGGAGAGGAAGTGCACTCGCCCTGCCTGTACGTTGTGCAACTTAGACATAATCTTTGAcatctccctttcaatggagactCAGGTCACTAAAGCAGCGCAGCTGGCCTTTCCCCACTTTCACCCATGTCCAGCCAGTCCTCAggaagctgcactggctcccagttgaattctgaatgaGGCTAAAGGTTTTGgcattaatctttaaggccattcatgatctgagcccagcatatctgagggaccacatcTCTGACTATACTCCCCAAAGAGTAATTTGCTCCACCGATTCCAACagactaatgatccctggccctagagaggtaTGTTTGGACtcgaccaggggcagggcctgttCTGTTGTGGCCCCTgtctgggggaatgagctcccggaagagctgagggccctgcaagacagaggtcttccaccaggtgtttggttggggccaatgaggatatctaccagcccccccccctacacacacatacacacacacacacaatacactcCCTGAATGCGAGAAGCAGTTAGTGGGCAGGAcattttattctgaattttactgaattttattgttttgttgttataTTATGGATAATGTACATTTTGTATGGTTTTAAATGGGGTAAACTACCCCAAGTTGGCTATGCTGGTAGGGGTAGTTATAGAAAtcagataataaataaacaaactaaaggtgccaacctccaggtggggcctggggatctcttggaattccaactcatctctagactacagagatcacttcccctggttgaaatggctgctttggagccagggagtctgtggccttggacctccCTGAGGCCCTtgttctccccaggttccatccccaaatctccaggatattTGTCAACCCTACCTCCCCACTACCAAAGGCTGGGAGAAATCCAGCCACCCTTCATCACGCTGACTTCACTTCTAGATGGTCAAGAATTGATGTTCGGTCTagttttcattttcaaaaatcctcaattttgtttttcattatgcTTTTGTGTTTGGAAATCCTGTCTATGTACTGATTTATAAGGAGAGGCAGAGAAATCTATAAGCAGCATCTGCCTACAAATACAGAAAGAAGGAAATCTTCATTTAAAATCAATCTTACAGATGTTGCTTTTTGCACCTTGAGATCCACAGAGTCAACGCTGACTCCTTTTGTGGTCCAGTAGATCTGCCGGGGCAAGAAAACTGGAAGTCCAGGGTTCTTCTGATACTACAAAGTGATCCCGCCACATGTGGGATCTGAGTCAGGATACCGGCCCTGGAGCACACCAGAGGTGGATCATCCCTTGAAACACAAATTTGTGTGCCAGCTCTCTGATCAACTGAAATGCACCCACAGTTCTTCCATCTGCATAGCCCCACATCACTGCCTGAGCAGGGACTTCTGCTCTGATAGAGGAGGATTgcatggagttctcccagaatcatCACTGATTTCCGGATAGAAGagctccattcccctggagagaaaggcagactccatggcattgtgttgaggtccctccccaggctgcagcagcaaatctccaggaatttccaaacctggggacattccgcacaaggaccaatgttgccaattattcacagaatgcagaaacgctatattaaatagtggaatttcgtcattctgcatacctttttttttagtggaatatagacgtcccagtagcgtttcattcattccccacaggtttccggtctcactggaactgcaacaaaggaagctatttttttctgcgcttcttcccgcccctggccatcaatcaaatggaacagccaatgggctgttgtgttcatgctcacgaaaagcccctttccctttaagaactgttttttttaaaccaaacacacccattgcaacgaatctgtgttcattcatagcaacgaatatgtgttcattcattgtctcagaaaaacCTTTTTTGCAGGCGTAGGAGCTagcacttaatcatttacacgctcttcaagtaaaaaaaaaatcccccccccattggtgcgatttgtggccgaaattacgggcagagtagagcagggggctgtattgtgcttgggaactttaaagacacttgcagtagagagctttgttttactcttaagcacttctgtgaatGGACTTTAGCagaagcctcactcgttcgttgctttccccggtctaagggggaaaaaatggcgatcgcttctccagaagttcgggagtgagagtgggggagggacattctttctaccgctacattaagaactcacatgtcttttgctgatgtgttgcagcttgtgctcagtagtgtagcggttttttcagggggaatccacttttcctgatttcccgaaaagcgctacaatgaagcgctttttgcgcgAGTGTTGCAGGAGAGTTGCAGATtgggtgcgacgtcatgcggaacgttgaatttgtagcgttttccaaaggtaagacttctgctacatttaagtcgtgcggaatgacccctggagttggcaacttcattcattcattcattcagtcattcattcatttgatttcttgGCTGCCCCTCTCTGACAGCAGTCTCGGGGCGGCTAACCACATTAAAATCCCATGCATAGACAATGTTAAAAGCAATGATCAAATAACTCCTAACATTTGAAAGCTCAATAACCTTTTAAAAGGGTCCAACCCCATGGGGTCAGAAGTATCCTGGTTTAGATTTTATATAGAAGTACacatgggaggagagggggaagggggggatttaGTTATCCATCTATGCTGGCCTTGGGCTCTACCTTAcacctggcctggtggaagagtgctgttttggcAGCTCCGAAAGGGCCCGGATGTCTGCCGGCAGCTCATCCTACCAGGCCCAGGCCggtcacacttctttggggccagaagtTTGCAGAGCGCAATGCCCTTCAGGGTATGTACTCGGATAGGcggcaggcaggtaggtaggtaggtaggtaggtgacaGATGATACATTGATAATAGCGAGATGGAgagataggaagaagaagaagaagaagaagaagaagaagaagaagaagaagaagaagatgatgatgatgatgatgatgatgatgatgatgatgatgatgatgatgatgatgatgatgatgatgatgatgataatataagagacagagacagaaagagggtGCCATTTTGGCAAGGACCAACATCGagctcagttttatttatttgtacatgcCACAGCTCAGAGCACTGGCGTACACAGATCAGCCTCACAACACCCCTACGAGGGAGGCCAAGCTGAAAGAGGAGCAGGTACAtgggggtccacagccttagTTTAACTCAGCAACAAAGGCCCAGGGGAGTTAAAGCAGCCGGAATTTTTTCTCCACTTAAAATCATTAAatttccttcaacttttcctggaaCATCCTTGAACCATAAAAGTACTTCTGATACTCCAGAATACGGttaccaactctgagttgggaaagacctggagatttgaggttgtGGAGACTGGGGGTTGCCTTGAGAGAGGTCCACAGTGCGGTATAATTCCCTCCccgagcagccatgttctccaaggggatggatctttgtcacctggagatgagttgtaattttgCTAGACCCCCCAGGCCTCTTCTGGAGATGGCTCCTCTGCACTAGAAgcacactcgggggggggggtgagaaattcAGTGGGCAGAATGTGAGcgggggggaaggtgggggctGAGCTGTAGCTCACCAGAGTCCCCTTAACCTCAGTGAACACATGAATGCACATGAAGCCGCCTGATCCTGAGCCAGACCCCCAGCCCATCAaattcagtattgcctactcagactggccgctgccctccaggcctttcacatcaccggGTCattggaactagggttgtgcactttggctcgGTTTGGCCACCTCGAAACCCGAAGCagcacgtaggaggccagcgccacggcgcagagaggaggggcggagGCAGCGGTGCATCAGCCAGTGGccgcacgcaggcgcagagctctgtgcctgcgtgcagctgctggctggcttaCCACCGCCACCAacgcccctcctctccgtgccacagcactggccgcctcgggctgcggtgatcgccaaggcagccaAACCAAGCCGAAGCGTGCCCCCCTAAttggaactggagatgctggggtctgaacctgagacctcccacttgccaagcagaggctctaccactaaaCCACTGCTTAGTGTAtcctggaggtctcctgaatacaactgatctcctttcccctggagaaaagaccCTGCTGGGCTcttttccctcctcaaactccccaGTCTCCACAGcccgaatctccaggaatcctccaccctggagctggcaaccctaagggacaACTGCAGCGGTCCATTGGCCAGTTTCTTGACTTTGAGCCAGGCCAGGACTTGAGCCGACAAGCACCCCTTGAGGCCTACCGTTCGTCGCTGATGAGCAGCAGGACGGAGCCGTTCTGGATTTTGGCCTCCTTCACGGTCTCATGTTCCCCAAGCTGCCGGGCGTTGTAGTGGAAGGTCTTCTTCCAGGAGGTGACGCCCTCCCTCACCAGGTAGGCCCGCAGGTCCATCATGTTGTCGGTGGGCCGCACGGTCAGGGGCAGCAGCACGTCGTCCTCAGCCACGTGGACCTTGATGTGGTACCTCTTCCAGCGGGAGAGGCTTCTCCGCAGGGTCTCCATCTCTCCTACCTTGAGAGACGCAGCCGCCAAGGCAGGCAGCAGACACATGGAGCTGGAGAATGAGGGAGAAACCTCCCCGGCAGAGTTTCGGGAGGAAACACCACCCTGTGGGGCTGGCCAAACCAGTTCCCAGCCAGCTGCCGAGCAGCATGTTTTACATTCCGCGGAAGAGCCTCATCTCCGAGAATCATCAGCCGTTTTGCACAAGGAACCTCTGAACACGTGCAGGCATGAAGCCGGAAGGTTCAGCCCCCGGCCTCTGCAGGTCATGAATCTCAGGGGCCAGGAGTCGCGTGACATCTCCTAGCTAGGCTCAGCCCCGGGGAAGTCCTGGCACAGCAGCAGTGCATGAGGAGCCAAAGGACCACGTTCAGACCCGACGCTTTCAGCTAAACGTGCCCAGCTAAGCAAGGAGGGGTCGTGGCACCTCTCCCAAAAGCCACGGCCTGTCCAATGTCCCCGGGCTGGAGAGCTGGGTCAGTGTGTTGAAATGAGCCCTGTGCCACCTTGATGGACAAACAGGAAGTATTACAGCATCgactgcatgtatttatttatttatttaaaccggTAATGAGGAGGGCTGCTCACGATTGCAGCCGATCTCCAGGCGACTGAAACCACTTCCCCAGCAGCTAGAGACAACAGCCCCTTCAGAGGACGGACTCTGCGGCAATGGACCCTGTGGAAGTCCCTCGGCGATCCCCGAAACCCAAGGTAGCACGTAGGAGGCTAGCACTGTGGCCTCCTACGCACCGCCTTGGGCTTCTGTGATTGCAGAGACAGCCGAAATGAGCCAAGGCACACATCCCCAGTTAAGAAGACCATGGCAGGGGAAACAGCCTTGAAGCTAACAAATTCAGTGGATCTCCTCTATGACTTTTAGGTCTTCCGCAGAATGCCTTGGAAGCTTTAATGCCCATTTTGTCCAGACTGATGCCTGCATTTTTGTCCATTCTGCATAGGGACAATCCCTTTTCTTTTTGTCCTGGGTTAGAATAGATAGTGCTGAGCAAGATGGGCCAGTGGTTTGATTCAGCACAAAACTTCATATGCAGGAAGACCAtaaatgtgggagggggggaggacggaTGAGAGATAACATCCCCAGGCTTGGAATGCCCAATATGACATGGAGACCCCAAGAAATGatagtaaagtaaaggtatcccctgtgcaagcaccgagtcatgtctgacccttggggtgacgccctctagcgttttcatggcagattcaacacggggtggtttgccagtgccttccccagtcatgaccgtttaccccccagcaagctgggtactcattttaccgacctcggaaggatggaaggctgagtcaaccttgagccggctgctgggatcgaactcccagcctcatgggcaaagctttcagacggctgccttaccactctgcgccacaagaggctcttgaaatgaTAGTATCGCCCGACTAAAAAGAtcagaaaacggcagctttggagggtggactctggattgtaccccattgaggtcactgtcctcctcccaaatctccaggagtatccCAACTTGGTCTGGCAACTctactcctcccccccacacacacacacatcagttgCCAGGGAGGACCAGGCTGTTGGAGTGAACGACTCAGCCTGCCTGGAGATTAGGGAGTGCCACCTTGCTCTGTGTTTGTATCACCCAGAACGGGACGGCTCTTTGTCCCAAgcagggagctgccctctgacccttcttccccctttgtcctctcccttcaCT
The nucleotide sequence above comes from Paroedura picta isolate Pp20150507F chromosome 4, Ppicta_v3.0, whole genome shotgun sequence. Encoded proteins:
- the TINCR gene encoding TINCR ubiquitin domain containing yields the protein MCLLPALAAASLKVGEMETLRRSLSRWKRYHIKVHVAEDDVLLPLTVRPTDNMMDLRAYLVREGVTSWKKTFHYNARQLGEHETVKEAKIQNGSVLLLISDER